In Mercenaria mercenaria strain notata chromosome 13, MADL_Memer_1, whole genome shotgun sequence, a single window of DNA contains:
- the LOC123529102 gene encoding selenoprotein K-like: MVYISGGQVQESKSPWRLSFIPEVFWGIINFIVLFFQTMVSPSKTKYGNSYTSDYKPGGDGGGPRRRMGGFRGGGGGPAAPPMAGGG, translated from the exons GCCAAGTGCAAGAGTCAAAGTCTCCATGGAGATTGTCATTTATTCCAGAAGTTTTCTGGGGGATCATCAACTTTATAGTATTATT tttcCAAACCATGGTATCT CCAAGTAAAACAAAGTATGGGAACAGTTACACGTCAGATTATAAACCAGGCGGTGATGG gGGCGGTCCTAGACGGAGAATGGGTGGCTTTAGAGGTGGTGGCG GAGGTCCAGCAGCACCACCTATGGCGGGAGGAGGATGA